From Paenibacillus sp. PvR098:
CACATCGGATTTAGCGACTGCAAGCGGTGCTTTCTTGATGATACTTTCAGGTGCAACACATCCTATGGTAGGCGTGTTTGCGCCTTTATCAACCGGTTGTTCTCCAGCCTTCACCGGGTTACCCGAACCGACTGAAGAAGCCGGCTTTTCGCTGTCTTTGCCTTGATCCTTACTACCCTGTGCGTTTTTGCCATCGGTAGAGCCATTGTTGCCCGCCACTGCACCACCAGCGCCAGTTTGATCTTTCTTATTTTCCGTACCGTTTTCTGAAGCCATTCCATCTTTTACATCACTTGCTTGCTGATACAGGAAAACGGATCGGGTAGGCTCGTCCCACTTAACTTCCACACCAAGATTCTCGCTTACGAAACGGATAGGGAGCATCGTGTTTCCCTCAATAATGGTCGGAGCGGTCTCGAGCATATAAGATTTGCCGGCAACCATTGCTTGCTTTTTGTCAATAAACAACTGGATGTTGATACCCTCTTTGTCCACCGACACTTTACGCACCTTAGGATCCCAAGAAACCTTGGAGCCAAGCGACTCCGCGATAACACGGATCGGCACAATCGTATTATCATTTACGATACGGGGAGCCACCTCGGGGACCAATTGCTTGCCGTTCATAAACAGCTGGATCGACGGAGCAGCGGCCATCGCAAGTACAGGCATCAACAGGAGTGACAAGAGCAACATAGTGAACCACGCAGTTAAAACTTTCATCATGCACCTCAATTTGTAATTTGGTCTATGTGGAATGCCGAAAGGTTTTGTTGCTTTCGGACGGCAAAAGGAAGACGGTGGTGAAATCTACCATTATATTAGACTATCCTTTCGCAAAAAAGTTGCACCTTTGGCGAATTTAGCTGAAAAACATAGAAAAACGAAAAAAACCGAAGGCTATGTGCCCTCGGTCTATCATTTGCTTTCAAATTCTATGCAATTTGGCGGCTTATCGACCGCTGCAGCAGATCCCTGAACTGATTGCCTGAGAGTACTTCCTCTGCTATCAAGATATCAAGCGATTGCTCGAATACTTCGCGGTGCTGCTCCAGCAACCGCCTTGTAGCTGTCGTCAATTGCTCCAGAATAGCTGCATTTTCCTTCATCAGCTCTTCCTTTGTTACCATATCCCTATCGATGATCCCAAGTCTGGTAAGTCCGGAATCCATCATGGTTCGGACCATGTTCAGCGCTTGCTCGAAGTCGTTCCTCGACCCCGTGCTGCGACCGCCGTAGAACATTTCTTCTGCGACCGCGCCTCCAAGTGCAATCATGATTTGATGCTCGATTTGCTCCTTGGTGTATAAATATTGATCCTGCTGAGGGTTATGCCTTACAAAGCCGAGCGCCTTCCCCCGCGGACTCAGCGAGACCTGCGATACCGAGCCCGGCCTTACCAGCTCCGCTGCAATAGCATGTCCAAGCTCGTGCAAGGCCACGCGCTCCCGCTCTTCCTTTGTCGATTCGCGGTCCGTTTTCTCACCAAGCATGACCTTGTCGACCGCCAAAGACAAATGCTGCTGGCCGATCTTATCAGCCTCATCACGCATCGCATAGATGGCAGCTTCGTTCATAACGCTCTCGAGCTGGGCTCCGGAGAAGTGAAAGGTTTCCCTCGCGATCAGCTCCATATCAATCGTATCCGAAAGTGGTTTGTTTTTCGCATGGATGTTTAATATATGGAGACGGCCTTTTTTATCCGGAAGATCAACTTCAATATGCCGGTCAAAACGTCCGGGACGAAGCAGCGCCGGGTCGAGCATTTCTTTCCGGTTGGTCGCGGCCATAATCAGCACGCGCGGCGTTTCGCTTGTATGAATCCCGTCCATCTCTGTTAAAAGCTGATTTAACGTCTGGTCGTATTCCCGATGCTGACCGCCATCACGCTTGCCGCCGATCACATCAATTTCGTCGATAAAGACAATGGCACTTTCTTTATTCTCTTTGGCCGCACGGGTCCGAGCTTCTTTGAACATATCTCGAATACGGCTTGCACCAACACCGACATACATCTCAACAAATTCACTGCCTGACGCAGCCATAAATACCGAATTCGTATAGTGAGCAGCAGCCTTCGCCATGAGCGTTTTCCCCGTTCCCGGTGGTCCCGTCAGTAATATCCCTTTTAGAGGACGAATGCCAAGCCGCTGAATATCCTCTGCACGTATCAAGAAATCGAGAGCTTCCTTAAGCTCCCCTTTTGCCCGGTCCTGTCCTCCGATTTCGTCAAAGGTCATGTAGCTAGGGGCTTTGCTCCTCGCTTTACGCTCCGAACCTACATTCATGCCATTTCGTGCACGCGACATATACAAGAAAGTTCCCAAAATAGCTGCCATAAAAACAATAGGTATCATATTGATGCCAAGAAAAAACAAGAATGCAATGAGAACAGGGACAACTCCGATTAATATTTCCTTACCGTATTTACTCATTAGTCCACACTCCCAGCTTTGCAGGTGTTCTTGGAAGTATAACGTACTTGCTGTTATTACCGTCCGTTATCGTAATGTACACAAACTTATCATCCATTTCGGACGCAGCTTTCACACCTTCGCTTTTGGCCGAACGCTCCTCTAGTGTTTTTGGAATTTGCGCATACTGCTTCGTTTCCATGGCTTGAGCCACTTCAAACAGTGCAGATGACCACCACTGCTCCAGCCGCTCTGACGGCTCGTTCACTACCTTCAGCTTTAACTCTCTGCTGCCGAGCGTAGAACGCCCCTCGTTCTGGATATTTCGGTATACTTCACGAAGACTTGTGCCTGGAGCAACCTTAAGCTCCAGCTCTGCTTCGCTTCCCGATAATTTTATAGCTTCAAGTTCAACGCCAGGTATTGCCGACACCACTTTTTCAAGAGGGCTTTCCATAGCGTAGCTTTGATATGCGAAGTAGCCGCCAAATAGCAAGGAGGCCGAAACAAGAACACTCAATACAACGGGTAAAAGACGCAGTTTCAAATGAACGTCCCCTTCCAAAATAATATATCATAATTAACATACTCATAGTATATCATATGATATATACGATTGTTGATGTAATGTGTGGAAAATACGTGAATTCTGAATCTAATAAAACCGCGAAGGCATCGCTTCATCAGCTTGCTCCCTCGCGGCTTCTAGTTTCAAACCTGCCGTTATTGTGTGGATAACCGCCACGTATCGATCGGCTGTCCGTCTTTAAACGTATAAAAATCGTAAAAATATTGAACGCGCGACGCGCCTTCTACTTTCATTTTATAGAACACTTCCCACACCGGCTGTCCGTCTTGAATGCCAAGCATTGTCCTGAGCACGTCCGCATGAGGATGCTTGGCTTTTACCATCTCTTTCGCCTGATCGGCATTCAGCCCAGCAGTTCCCATTTCGGTACGTATTTCATCATCGGACACCCACACATAAACTGGCTGCCCGATTTTGTCTTCCCCGTAGATGACAGTGTACGATTTATCGCTTACAAATCGCTCCACTTTAATCGCTTTAGCCAATAAGGTCTTCTCATATGCCGTTTGAACCGCCATTCGTTGAACGTTCCACTCCTTGTTCGTTACTGCACGAAAGGCTAAGATCATCCCGATGCATAAAACTGCCGCCGCGATCATCGAAATCGCGGCGATCTTCCAGCTTTTCCTCACCGACGACTCTCTCCCTCCTACTCGTTATCCTGAAGTTAACCGTTCAAAGCATTGCTGCGCTTCAAATTTAATTTTTTCCTCATCCAGCGTTAGACACTCGCCTTTTCTAACGACCCAGCGACCGTCGATGCAGACATCAGTGACATCTCTTGAGCTCGCTGCATAAACCATATGAGAAATAAAATTCGTACGCGGGAAATAATGAGGCTGATCCATATCCAGCGCAATGAAGTCCGCCTTCATGCCGGGCTGCAGCGCACCTACATCATGAAGCCATATCGATTTAGCCCCATACAGTGTCCCAAGCTTCAAAGCTTCAGCAGCCGGAACAGCAACAGGATCCCCGGTGACACCCTTATGAATCAACGCAGCTAAACGGATTTCCTCCAGCATATCCAGGTTATTGTTGCTGGCCGCGCCGTCCGTACCCAGCGAAACAATGACGCCAGCCTTGAGCAGTTCAGGTACGCGGGCCACTCCGCTTGCTAGCTTCAGGTTGCTTCCCGGATTATGAGAGATACGTACGTCATACTGCTTTAAGACGGCAATTTCCTCATCCGTCAGGTGAACTCCATGCGCGACAAGCGTCGGTCTTGAGAACACGCCCAGCTTCTCCAAATGCGCTACAGGTCTTGCCCCATACTGCTGCACATTCTCCTCCACTTCTCTAGCCGTTTCTGACATATGGATATGGATTGGAAGATTTAAGTCGTGTGCGGCCTGTACAATTCTTTCAATATAATCCGGAGGGCAAGTATACGGTGCATGCGGAGACATCATCGCTGTAATCCGGCCTTCCGCTTGTCCGTGCCACTCTTTAGCGAATTGAATCGCCTCGGCCAGCTTGGCATCCTGTTCCTCACGGGAGCATAAGCCAATTACGCCGCGGGTCAGACACGCACGCATGCCACTTTCGACCGCAGCCTCCGCTACTTCGTTCATATGGTCATACATATCAACAAACGATGTCGTACCGCCCTTCAACATCTCCAGCACGGAAAGGTTGGTGCCTGTCCGGACATCGTGCGCGGTAAACTTTCCTTCGATCGGCCACATTTTCTCCTGCAGCCATACCTGAAGCGCCAAATCGTCCCCATAGCCCCGCAGGAGCGACATCGCTGCATGTCCATGCGTATTGACTAAACCGGGCATGAACAGCTTCCCCGTCCCGTCGATCCGTTCATCGAAGGTTGCTTCCGGATCGGGCGCCTGCTCCCCTATATATGTAATTCGATTTCCTTCCATTGTCATAAATCCGCGAATGACGGGGTTACCTTCATCCATTGTAATGAAAGTGCCGTTCTCAATGATTGTTTTCTTCATTAGTTAAATTCCCTTCCCCTTCGATTACAATCCCGATTTCAATGTACAACTTCAGCGTTCCAAAATCAAGCAAAGGTATATTTTCAAACACATGAATCACTACATAGAAGAAGCTCATTTTTCATATCCTAACTCGACAAACTTTCATTGCTTTCCATGCGTATATTGTGTTATTTTTATTTTTGTGAAATTTACCGTCAAATTTCTACATAATCTTGCTTGCTACAATAAATATTCTATTATTCATTAGATTTTCGGGAGGCTATAAGCTATGCTTTTTAGTAAAAAAAACGATACGGACTTTCTTCTCCTACTCATCAAAGCGTCAGAAAACACACTGCATGCGGCTCAGATGTTTCGCAACGCAGTTATGGGAGATCAGCCTCCGGCTACATTCTACCCGCAGCTGAAGGATCTGGAGAATAAAGGCGATGAAATCACGCATCAAATTTTCAAAGGTCTGAATAAAGTGTTCATCACTCCAATCGACCGCGAGGATATTATGGAGCTTGCCTCTAAGGTAGACGATGTCATGGACGGGATCGAAGCTACAATTGCACGTTTTGATTATTTGAACATCACCGTATCTGACAAATATATGAAAGAATTCTCCGCGGTTATCGTGGCCAGCTGTCAGCACATCCTAGATGCGTTCAAGCTGCTTTCCAAAAAGAAGTACATGCAGCTCACGGAACACACGGTTCAGATTAACAGCTTGGAAAATGAAGCCGACCGCCTGATGCGCGAAGGTATTCGTGAGATTTTTACTAATCCGAAGGATCCATATCATGATTTCAAGCTAAAAGAACTTTACGAGCGTTTGGAGCAGACGACCGACGCATGCGAAGACGTAGCCAATATTCTGGAGAGCGTCGTGTTGAGATATTCCTGAGTCGCCGCACGGGTTACTTAGGAATTTCCCAGTATGCTTAGGAGGACATTATGTTAACCATTCTTATCATCATCGTAGCCTTGGCACTGATCTTTGATTTTATTAACGGATTTCACGATACGGCCAACGCTATCGCAACCTCCATTTCAACAAGAGCACTGTCGCCGCGTTTTGCCGTGCTTTACGCAGCCGTATTAAATTTTATCGGAGCATTGTTTTCTTCGGAAGTTGCCAAAACGGTCGGCGGAAGCGTAGCGAATCCGGCTGCGATCGAAAACGGCATGTATATCGTTATCGCAGCATTAATCTCGGCCATCATATGGAATCTGCTCACTTGGTATTACGGTATTCCTTCATCATCGTCCCATACGCTGATCGGGTCGCTGGCTGGAGCTGTTATTGCGGGAGCTGGTTTAAGCGGGGTCAATTGGTCAGGGTTTCAGCAGATCGTCCTTATACTCATCTTATCGCCGATCATCGCATTTGGTACGGGTATTCTCATCATGTGGATCATCCGTAAGCTGATCTTGCTTAGAGGAAATCAATCACGTTCAAAGCTCAACCGTACCTTCCGCAGCTTTCAGGTAATATCCGCTGGGTTGCTCTCGTTTTCTCATGGTGGTAACGATGCGCAGAAGGCGATGGGAATTATCGTGTTCGCATTGGTTGCCATGGGTTACCAAACGGATTTGGAAGTTCCTCTCTGGGTAAAGCTCTCGGCAGCTACCGCAATGGGACTCGGGACTTCGATCGGTGGTTGGAAAATTATTAAGACGGTGAGCAAAAAGCTGCTCAAGATTGAGCCGATCAATGGCTTTGCCTCCGACTTGAACTCATCGATCATCATCCAGACCTCCACCTACCTTGGGATGCCGTTATCAACGACCCACGTCATTTCATCATCGATTATCGGTACCGGTTCCGTTATGCGGTTCCACGATGTCAAGTGGGGCACGGTAACTCGAATGGTTATGACATGGGTGATTACGATCCCGATCAGTATGGTGCTTGCCTTCTTAATTTACAAAATCATCTTCTCATTTACATTGTAAAAATAAAGCCCGGGTGCAAAGAATTTTGCCCCGGGCTTTATACGTTAATCCAAAAGTTACTCCAAATAATAAGCCAAGCTTTGCAGCTCGGTAGTGAAATCTGCATGATGAACGCGAATCTCACCCGGCACCTTGATAATCATCGGGGCGAAATTAAGAATCGCTTCCACACCCGCTTCAACAAACTGGTTAGCCACCTGCTGCGCCTCTATGGCTGGAACCGTAATAATCCCGATACGCACTTTAAATTCCTGCAGCGTATCTCCAAGCTCATCCATCGGCTTTACCTTCAGGTTGTTGATGGATTCCCCGATTTTCGCTTGTTGTGAGTCGAACACAGCCACGATTTTCATATTATCCTTAAGATAGGCATTATAATTGCAAAGCGCCCGACCGAGATTCCCCGCGCCGACCAATGCGACCGGAATCACCTTATCCAGCTTCAATATTTGTCGGATTTTTTCGATCAAATAGTCAACATCGTATCCGATACCCTTTTTCCCGAATTCCCCAAAATAGGCTAAATCCTTGCGAATTTGCGCAGGGTTTAAATCCAGCTTTTGTCCAAAATCCTGCGAGGACACCGTTTGTACATTTTTCTTGCTTAGCTCATTCAAAAACCGAAGATATATCGGAAGACGACGAACGACCGCTTCGGATATTTTTAGAGTTTTCATGCTTCATTTCCACCCATCCACTGCTTTATTCTTGGTACTAGCTGATTCGAATTCATGTGCTCAATTTTCGGACCAGGCAGCGAATATAAGAAATACTTGCCGTAATTCGTATCGATAACGCGCGTATCGTATATAATGACAATTCCTTTGTCCGATGCTGTACGCACTAGACGTCCGAAGCCTTGTTTAAAGCGAATGACCGCTTGCGGTACAGACAGTTTCATGAAAGGATTCAGGTTCTTTTGCTTAAGCTTTTCCGTCTTCGCTTCGACGAGCGGATGGTTGGGAGGCTGAAATGGAAGTCTGACGATCGCTAAACAGCTAAGCGCATCCCCGGGAATATCGACCCCTTCCCAGAAGCTGCTCGTTCCGAGCAGTACACTGGCGGAACTATTCTGAAACAGACGCGTCAGCTTGCTTCGGTTACTGCTATCTACACCTTGACCCAACACGGTCACTCCGAATGGAGAAAGCATATCCTTCAGTCCCGCATGCACCGCTTTGAGCATTCGATTGGACGTAAAGAGCACCAGCATGCGGCCGCGCGTCTCGAGCGCCACCTCCGCAAGCGATGGCACCAATCGATCCAAAAACTCCTTCTCGCCGTTCGCTCCGCGCAGTGTAGGGAAATCCCGGGGGATGGCCACCAACGCCTGCTTGCGATAATTGAAGGGGGATGGCAACTGAACCGTTTTTAGCTTACTATTCGGTTCCCCGTCCTTAAGGCCCAGCTGCTCGCATGTGTAGTCAAACGACTTCCCTACCGAGAGTGTTGCTGAAGTCATAATTACGCTGTCCTTCACATCGAAAAAGTACTGCTTCAGCATTTCGCTGACATCAACCGGCACACAGAATAGCTGCAGCGATCGGTTCTTATTGTACATGCCTCCTTCGAGCCAGTACACGTAATTAGCGTCAGGTTGCGTCATGAAAAAATGAAGCGCATCCCGATGGCGGTAGAGCTCTTTCACGGTTCCTGTCAAATCAGTGATGGAGCTTTGCACATCGTACTCATCCTGAACCTCTTTGATTTCCGTAATCAGCTGATCAAGCCTCTTCAAAGCTTCGTTAAAATGAAGGTGCATGTTTTCTTCCAATATGGACAGCTTATCCCAACCGGTCGGGAGCGATTCCTTCTTCAGCCGGAACACAAGCGAGCTGCCCTCTGTTTGAGCTCCGTCGCTTTTTGAGGCAAGTAGATGGTAAAGCAATTCGCTCAGCTGCTCCCATTCCTCTTTAAGCAGCACAAGCTGCTCTACGGCCTGATCGATCTTGCTGCACCAGCCCTGTGACCGTTCGTCCTCAAACTTCTGCAGGCGAAAGCGCAAGGTGGAAAGCTGACCGGATCGGCTGTCTTTATACAGCCAGTGCAGGGTATTCATCAGTCCATGATAATGCAAGTCGATACCCAGGTGCTTGCCGGCCACTTCCTCAAAATGATGCGCTTCATCAATGACCAAATGCTTGTATGCCGGCAAAAGACGGTTTTCCGCCTTCGTGTCAGTGAACAGCATCGAATGGTTTGTAATGATGACGTCTGCCGTGTTAGCATCATGGCGGGCACGATGATAGAAACACTTTTTAAACCAGGGACATGTCCTGTTCAAGCACGAATCCGAATCACTCTCAACCGTTTGCCAGAATTGCCTTCCTTTATTTGCAAAGTGAAGCTCCTCATCATCCCCGCGCTTCGTCTCACCGAGCCAAACCACCATCTGACCGGCAGTAACCCTATCATCTCGTCCATTTTCAAAATCAAGCGTATTCAACTTCTGCTCAAATTTGCGCAAGCATAAATAATGGCTTCGGCCTTTTAAAACAGCGGCTTTAAAGCGGGAGGGAAACAATTCATCGAGCAACGGGAGGTCCCGCTCCCGCAGCTGTTCCTGAAGATTGATAGTATGGGTGCTTACAAGTATTTTTTTGTCTTGTTTTAAGCCGTAATAAAGAGATGGAATTAAATATCCAAGAGATTTGCCGGTTCCGGTTCCTGCTTCGATCATCAGATGCTGACCTTGCTCGAGAGCTGACTCAACTTCTTTGAGCATGGTTACCTGCGCCTCGCGGTCTTCGTAGGCATCAAACCGCTGCTTTAAGACCTGTTTCAACTGCTCGTAGAATGAACCAAAATCACCAGGCAGCTCGCCAGTCGCTTTCTCTTCCTGTTCCAGTTCTTCTCCCCAATCATTGACATTCAAAGCAAACTGACGGAAATAGCGGTCTGAATCCATATCAAGAGGATTATTTAGTTCTTTATATTGCCTCATTTCTTGGATAAACCAGCCAAAATCGTTTGTGGAATCCTCGAATATCATTTCTAATCTCTGTAGGGTGAGCAAAGGAAGCGATTGAAAGCGTTCCATGCACTGAAGCCAAATGAATGCCGTGGCTTCGGCATCGCTGTCAGCCTGATGGGGCCTTTCGTGCTCGATCCCGAAGGCATGACTAACCATGGAAAGTTGCAGACTAGATAAACCGGGATAAAGAATACGAAGAGCATCCATCGTATCCAATACTCTGCCGTCGAAAGGAAAATACCCGTGCTCATCCAAGGCCCGCTGCAGGAAAGCCAAATCGAAACCCGTATTATGTCCCACCAGAACAGCATCCTGCAGCAGCGGTACCATCTCAGCAATAACACTATCTAGGGGCTGAGAACCTTTTACCATCTTATCATCAATGCCGGTTAGCGCAGTAATTGAAGAAGGTATACTCATCCCCGGGTTGACGAGTGAAGTATACCTGTCTGTAATTTCATGATCGTTTATAATAAAGAGCCCGACCTGGATAATGCGATCCGCAGTCGTGCTCCCAGTCGTTTCAAAATCCAAAACCGCGAATTTCATTGATACGTGTCAATCCCTTCGTTCCCACTATCCTTTAAGGATAACAATACTACGGGCAAAAGGGAATAGCAAACTTATCCTGTGGTTCAAGATGATCCTCGAGCAATGCTGAAAGCGAATTGAAGTCCGCCCTTTTTCTCGCAGCAAACCCCCAAATCCAGCAGTGGTTGAATGCTGGCAGGATCCGTTCGGTAAGCCATATCGAAAAACTCGCATGCTTTCTCCATATTGTGCTTCTCCACTTGGATGCAGCCCATCGCATTATAGGAGATAGCTTTCATCTGCAAATTTTCCGTGAGCTGGGTCAAAAAATGAAAGTGCGTATAGCTCTCATTCGTTTCCCCTTTGCGCAGATAAGACATCGCAAGATAAATGCGAGCCAAGTTAAAATCTGGCTGAAGCTTGAGCAGCTTTTCGAATTCATGAATCGCTTCATCGAATAAATGAAGCTTATAATATCCTTGGCCGCGAACAAACCAATCCGTACGTTTGCCTGAAAATTCCGGGTCGAGAGGGTCGCTTCCGCCTAATGACACTCCCGTAACCCTGGAGAGCTCACCCAACTTTTCTTCGAACAGCAACCATTCCTCAATGCAAGCGTCGCTCATGACTCTTAACGCCCGCAGCTTATCCTGCAGTTGCTTCCTTTTGGTGCCTGTAGAGGACGGGTATTCCGATATCACATCATCGAGCATTTCGTTCATGGAAGCAAAAAGATGTTTGAACATGTCTCTAAACACCCACCTTACGCTTCTCGCTGACCAAGCTTAGGAGTTTCTGCCCTGCCGGCCCTCGACTTATTGTATCTTCATTGTGCGTCTACCCGTCCCGTTTCATTCCCTTTACAGCACCGTGGAATGAATTTCTTCCTTCAATACGCTGATGACTTTATTCTGATCTCCCATAATCGCAATATGTGGAGTATGCTTTCTCGCTTCTTCGTCGGACATCATGACATAAGATAATATAATTACCGTATCACCCGGATGTACCAATCTTGCTGCCGCTCCATTCAAGCAAACGACACCGGAGCCTCTAGGCCCGGGAATGATATATGTTTCGAATCGCGCTCCGTTGTTGTTGTTGACGATTTGAACTTTTTCGTTCGGAAGCATGTCGACGGTATCAAGCAGGTCCTGATCAATCGTAATGCTCCCAACATAGTTTAGGTTCGCTTCCGTTACGATAGCGCGGTGTATTTTGGATTTAAGCATGGTGCGAAACACGGCTTTCGCCTCCTGTATATAATTCTTACTTTACTATATGAAACAAACGGTTATCGATTAAACGGGTACGCCCGAATTTTACAGCCAAGGCCACGATGATCCGTTCAGCGTCCGACACAGCTTGGAGCGGCTCCAGCGCCGGATAGCTTAATACTTCGGCATAATCGATCTCAGCAAGCGGAGCTGTAAGAATGGTTGCGATCACGGCTTCCCGCAGCTCGTCCGCCGTAAGTCCATCACGCTTGTCCCGGATCATCCGTTCCGCAGCATCCAGCGCTTGAGACAGAACAACAGCCTGACGTCGCTCATCTTCGGTTAAGTATACGTTACGTGAGCTCATGGCCAATCCGTCGCTCTCACGAACCGTAGGGCACGGAATGATGGTTACCGGTATATTCAAATCAACGGCCATCTGCTCGATCACAGCTACCTGCTGAGCATCCTTCATCCCGAAATAAGCGCAATCCGGCTGAACGATATTCAGCAGCTTGGTTACTACCGTCGCCACGCCGTCAAAGTGCCCTGGACGCGAAGCCCCACAAAGCCGTTCGGTTACCCGCGCAACGGAAACGATCGTTTTGGTCGGAGTCGGGTACATCTCCTCTACCTGTGGGAAAAAGACGATATCCGTACCTGTAACACGAGCGATGGCCATATCTCGCTCCTCTTCTCTCGGATACCGGCTCAAATCCTCATTCGGTCCAAACTGAAGCGGATTAACAAAGATACTAAGAACAACAACATCGCACTCTCGCCGCGCGGCGTCAAGAAGTGATTGATGCCCTTGGTGGAGATAGCCCATTGTGGGTACGAAGCCGATCCTAGCCTTTGGATTACTCACTCTTGTCTGCCGGATCATTTGCCGAAGCTCTTGTATATGCTTTACGGTATGCATGGGAACGTTTTTCTCCGATCTGTTATCTTTTAGAGGAAGACGCGCTTCCATACAAGCTCGCCGCGAACTCTTCCTCCATACGGAACGAATGCTCTGGAGCTGGAAAACGGCGCTCCTTTACTTCGTCTACATATTGGCGGATACCGCTGCGGATCGAATCGCCTATCGATGCATACTGCTTCACAAAACGCTTGGGATGGGGCACTCCTCCATATCCGAGTATATCGTGAAACACCAGCACTTGACCATCACAAGCAGCGCCTGCGCCGATGCCGATGGTAGGAATGGATAGCTGTTCGGTAACATGTGCGGCAAGCTGATCCGTGACGAGCTCCAGTACAATCCCAAAAGCTCCGGCTTCCTCTAAAGCTTTAGCATCGTCCAGCAGCTTTTGTGCTGCTGCGGGCGTTTTTCCCTGTATCTTATAGCCCCCGATTTGATGAATGGATTGTGGCGTCAGCCCGATGTGACCCATAACTGGAATTCCTGCCTGGACTAAAGCTTTCACAGCAGGTACGATTTCCGCGCCACCTTCCATCTTTACCGCTTTGCTTAGCCCTTCCTGCATCAACCTAGCGGCATTCTTCAGCGTTTCATCGATGCTTCCGTGATAGGTCATGAAAGGTAAATCCGTTACGACAAAGGTCGTTTGAACAGCTCGAGTCACCGCTTTAGCATGATAAATCATATCAGTTAGAGTCACAGGAACGGTCGAATCGTAGCCAAGCACTACATTACCCAGTGAATCTCCGACCAGAATCACGTCAATCCCAGCCTGTTCCGCCAGTATGGCGGATGGATAATCGTAGGCCGTTATCATGCTGATCGGAACCCGGTCCTGCTTCATTTTTTGCAGCCTAGCCGTCGT
This genomic window contains:
- a CDS encoding AAA family ATPase; amino-acid sequence: MSKYGKEILIGVVPVLIAFLFFLGINMIPIVFMAAILGTFLYMSRARNGMNVGSERKARSKAPSYMTFDEIGGQDRAKGELKEALDFLIRAEDIQRLGIRPLKGILLTGPPGTGKTLMAKAAAHYTNSVFMAASGSEFVEMYVGVGASRIRDMFKEARTRAAKENKESAIVFIDEIDVIGGKRDGGQHREYDQTLNQLLTEMDGIHTSETPRVLIMAATNRKEMLDPALLRPGRFDRHIEVDLPDKKGRLHILNIHAKNKPLSDTIDMELIARETFHFSGAQLESVMNEAAIYAMRDEADKIGQQHLSLAVDKVMLGEKTDRESTKEERERVALHELGHAIAAELVRPGSVSQVSLSPRGKALGFVRHNPQQDQYLYTKEQIEHQIMIALGGAVAEEMFYGGRSTGSRNDFEQALNMVRTMMDSGLTRLGIIDRDMVTKEELMKENAAILEQLTTATRRLLEQHREVFEQSLDILIAEEVLSGNQFRDLLQRSISRQIA
- a CDS encoding DUF5590 domain-containing protein encodes the protein MRKSWKIAAISMIAAAVLCIGMILAFRAVTNKEWNVQRMAVQTAYEKTLLAKAIKVERFVSDKSYTVIYGEDKIGQPVYVWVSDDEIRTEMGTAGLNADQAKEMVKAKHPHADVLRTMLGIQDGQPVWEVFYKMKVEGASRVQYFYDFYTFKDGQPIDTWRLSTQ
- a CDS encoding amidohydrolase, with protein sequence MKKTIIENGTFITMDEGNPVIRGFMTMEGNRITYIGEQAPDPEATFDERIDGTGKLFMPGLVNTHGHAAMSLLRGYGDDLALQVWLQEKMWPIEGKFTAHDVRTGTNLSVLEMLKGGTTSFVDMYDHMNEVAEAAVESGMRACLTRGVIGLCSREEQDAKLAEAIQFAKEWHGQAEGRITAMMSPHAPYTCPPDYIERIVQAAHDLNLPIHIHMSETAREVEENVQQYGARPVAHLEKLGVFSRPTLVAHGVHLTDEEIAVLKQYDVRISHNPGSNLKLASGVARVPELLKAGVIVSLGTDGAASNNNLDMLEEIRLAALIHKGVTGDPVAVPAAEALKLGTLYGAKSIWLHDVGALQPGMKADFIALDMDQPHYFPRTNFISHMVYAASSRDVTDVCIDGRWVVRKGECLTLDEEKIKFEAQQCFERLTSG
- a CDS encoding DUF47 family protein, which codes for MLFSKKNDTDFLLLLIKASENTLHAAQMFRNAVMGDQPPATFYPQLKDLENKGDEITHQIFKGLNKVFITPIDREDIMELASKVDDVMDGIEATIARFDYLNITVSDKYMKEFSAVIVASCQHILDAFKLLSKKKYMQLTEHTVQINSLENEADRLMREGIREIFTNPKDPYHDFKLKELYERLEQTTDACEDVANILESVVLRYS
- a CDS encoding inorganic phosphate transporter — protein: MLTILIIIVALALIFDFINGFHDTANAIATSISTRALSPRFAVLYAAVLNFIGALFSSEVAKTVGGSVANPAAIENGMYIVIAALISAIIWNLLTWYYGIPSSSSHTLIGSLAGAVIAGAGLSGVNWSGFQQIVLILILSPIIAFGTGILIMWIIRKLILLRGNQSRSKLNRTFRSFQVISAGLLSFSHGGNDAQKAMGIIVFALVAMGYQTDLEVPLWVKLSAATAMGLGTSIGGWKIIKTVSKKLLKIEPINGFASDLNSSIIIQTSTYLGMPLSTTHVISSSIIGTGSVMRFHDVKWGTVTRMVMTWVITIPISMVLAFLIYKIIFSFTL
- a CDS encoding redox-sensing transcriptional repressor Rex, which gives rise to MKTLKISEAVVRRLPIYLRFLNELSKKNVQTVSSQDFGQKLDLNPAQIRKDLAYFGEFGKKGIGYDVDYLIEKIRQILKLDKVIPVALVGAGNLGRALCNYNAYLKDNMKIVAVFDSQQAKIGESINNLKVKPMDELGDTLQEFKVRIGIITVPAIEAQQVANQFVEAGVEAILNFAPMIIKVPGEIRVHHADFTTELQSLAYYLE